One Dictyoglomus thermophilum H-6-12 DNA window includes the following coding sequences:
- a CDS encoding discoidin domain-containing protein, which produces MKSFKFFSFIVLFLLLNLILEVNFAQNLTEPKLVIYEAPKTMKPASDIRVKVGGHEVFVYDIPVNPNRRWLGNEEIKLSSTPMCYFDYEGGKLKIEISTTKDVKSCNVLPSSYSIKPIISGKNITFYIEEPGFYTVIFNDSPDRALHIFVNPLEKDVPDKNDPNVIYIGPGEWTIEDIPLQSGQTLYISGGAVLHTSVHGIFLNNVTIRGRGIIDGSIWKNWLTPGEIARVPINLRNSKGITIEGVIITNPNAWALNLFECENTVVKNVKIITARQNGDGVTIQSSRNINVSDSFVRSWDDSLVVKNYSGDSKFINFNNIQIWTDLAQSMEIGYETNKGQKENAVISDISFRNITVLYNFHKPVISIHNSDDALVKNIYYENIVVENALMGQGDAGENNQLIDFAVLASQWSSTKERGNIRNVSVENVRVLRGNFPPSRIIGYDEKHTVENVSIKNLEILGKKIKSLEEGRFKINPFVKNINISFTGEIQTSVRKYDPNILKSLSNIKPEYVRLVKTPEQTESQVPESFKNFQPIVPEKPSGVNVALKKPITANGFQDVYRERYANDGKIKSYWEGKANSYPNIVTVDLEKVYKIHTIRIALNPDRIWSKRIQTFEIKYSLDGNEYFTLVPKADYIFDPFTSNIVDIKLKEPTEVRFVQIIFYANTGATGGQIGELEIYSDEVKE; this is translated from the coding sequence ATGAAATCTTTTAAATTTTTCTCTTTTATAGTGCTGTTCTTACTTCTAAATTTAATCTTGGAGGTAAATTTTGCTCAAAATTTAACAGAGCCAAAACTTGTGATCTATGAGGCACCTAAGACTATGAAGCCTGCAAGTGATATAAGAGTTAAAGTGGGGGGACATGAAGTTTTTGTATATGATATTCCTGTAAATCCCAATAGAAGATGGCTTGGAAATGAAGAAATAAAGCTTTCTTCGACTCCTATGTGTTACTTTGATTATGAAGGAGGAAAGTTAAAAATTGAGATATCTACAACAAAAGACGTAAAGAGTTGTAATGTTTTGCCCTCTTCGTATAGTATTAAACCTATAATAAGTGGAAAAAATATAACTTTTTATATTGAAGAGCCTGGATTTTACACCGTAATATTCAACGACTCTCCCGATAGGGCTCTCCATATATTTGTAAATCCTCTTGAAAAAGATGTTCCTGATAAAAATGATCCGAATGTTATTTATATAGGGCCTGGAGAATGGACCATAGAGGATATTCCTTTACAAAGTGGACAGACTCTTTATATCTCTGGAGGAGCAGTACTTCACACCTCAGTTCATGGAATATTTTTAAATAACGTAACTATAAGGGGAAGAGGAATTATTGATGGGAGTATATGGAAAAATTGGCTCACTCCTGGAGAGATAGCAAGAGTTCCTATCAACCTGAGGAATAGTAAGGGAATTACTATAGAGGGAGTTATAATCACTAATCCAAATGCCTGGGCATTAAACTTATTTGAATGTGAAAATACAGTAGTTAAGAATGTAAAGATAATTACTGCAAGACAAAATGGTGATGGTGTAACTATTCAGTCTTCAAGGAATATTAATGTTTCTGATTCTTTTGTAAGAAGTTGGGATGATAGTCTTGTGGTTAAAAATTACTCTGGAGATTCGAAATTTATAAACTTCAATAATATACAGATATGGACTGATCTTGCACAATCTATGGAGATAGGTTATGAGACTAATAAAGGACAGAAGGAAAATGCTGTAATCTCTGATATTAGCTTTAGAAATATTACAGTTTTATATAATTTCCATAAACCTGTAATAAGTATTCATAATAGTGATGATGCTCTTGTGAAAAACATATATTATGAAAACATAGTGGTGGAAAATGCTCTTATGGGACAAGGAGATGCAGGAGAAAATAATCAATTGATTGATTTTGCAGTACTTGCTAGTCAATGGTCTTCTACAAAGGAAAGAGGAAATATAAGAAATGTAAGTGTAGAGAACGTTAGAGTACTTAGAGGAAATTTTCCTCCCTCAAGGATTATTGGTTATGATGAAAAGCATACTGTGGAGAATGTATCAATTAAAAACTTGGAGATTTTGGGCAAGAAAATTAAGTCTCTTGAAGAAGGAAGGTTTAAGATAAATCCTTTTGTCAAAAATATTAATATAAGTTTTACTGGAGAAATACAAACTTCAGTTAGAAAATATGATCCTAATATACTGAAATCTCTTTCTAATATTAAGCCTGAGTATGTTAGGCTTGTCAAAACCCCAGAGCAAACAGAGTCTCAAGTTCCTGAAAGTTTCAAGAATTTCCAGCCTATAGTTCCTGAAAAACCCTCAGGAGTGAACGTAGCTCTTAAGAAGCCTATTACTGCTAATGGATTTCAAGATGTTTATAGAGAAAGATATGCTAATGATGGAAAGATTAAGAGTTATTGGGAAGGAAAGGCGAATTCTTATCCTAATATAGTCACCGTTGATCTTGAAAAAGTATATAAGATACATACTATAAGGATTGCTTTAAATCCTGATAGAATATGGAGTAAGAGGATACAAACTTTTGAAATTAAGTATAGTTTAGATGGTAATGAATATTTTACTCTTGTTCCCAAAGCAGATTACATCTTTGACCCCTTCACAAGTAATATTGTGGATATTAAGTTAAAAGAGCCTACAGAGGTAAGATTTGTCCAAATTATTTTCTATGCAAATACGGGGGCTACAGGAGGACAAATTGGCGAATTAGAGATCTATTCTGACGAAGTAAAGGAATAA
- a CDS encoding carbohydrate ABC transporter permease — MNRLFSLKKDYGLLRTYDFRRNSVKFLYLLIYLVGFIVVFVAVFPIIWTILSGFKDLREFVNEPRILPKSYDINKFIETWKLLNFSKFYLNSFIVVIGSIVFAVVGNGLLGYALSKIKPKGYKLIYYLLLWSLMIPTTTSIVPLFINIVRLGLQGSFIPLWLSAGANAFFVILYKNFFDSIPQSIIEAARIDGGGEWSIFFKVVFPLSYPINTVITIFTINSAWSDFLLPYLLLNNTGKETVMVRLFQFRTSVATDVDIIRAVTFSIIPPILLFAFFQRYMMEGMTRGGIKG, encoded by the coding sequence ATGAATAGGTTGTTTTCTTTAAAAAAAGATTATGGTTTATTGAGAACTTATGATTTTAGGAGAAATTCTGTAAAGTTTTTATATCTTTTGATATATTTAGTGGGTTTTATTGTGGTATTTGTAGCTGTATTTCCTATCATATGGACTATACTTTCAGGCTTTAAAGATTTAAGAGAGTTTGTTAATGAGCCAAGAATTCTTCCTAAATCTTATGATATAAATAAATTTATTGAGACTTGGAAACTCCTAAATTTCAGCAAATTTTATCTTAATTCCTTCATAGTAGTGATTGGAAGTATAGTTTTTGCTGTTGTTGGTAATGGACTACTAGGCTATGCTCTTTCTAAGATAAAACCTAAGGGGTACAAACTTATCTATTATCTTTTATTATGGAGCCTAATGATTCCTACCACAACGAGTATTGTCCCTCTTTTTATAAACATAGTGAGATTGGGATTACAGGGAAGTTTTATACCTTTGTGGCTTTCAGCTGGAGCTAATGCTTTTTTTGTGATACTTTATAAGAACTTTTTTGACTCTATCCCTCAATCCATTATAGAGGCTGCAAGAATAGATGGAGGAGGAGAATGGTCTATATTTTTTAAAGTTGTTTTTCCCTTGAGTTATCCAATAAATACGGTGATCACCATATTTACTATAAATAGTGCTTGGTCAGATTTTCTATTGCCATACCTGCTCCTTAACAATACAGGAAAAGAGACGGTGATGGTAAGGTTGTTTCAATTTAGGACTAGTGTTGCTACCGATGTGGATATTATAAGAGCTGTTACTTTTTCGATAATTCCTCCCATATTGCTTTTTGCCTTTTTCCAGAGATATATGATGGAGGGAATGACTCGAGGAGGAATAAAAGGATAA
- a CDS encoding carbohydrate ABC transporter permease — MFKRHKKDIAGWIIMAPSIILFVFFLWEPLLASVVMSFYSAKGIRLERFVGFQNYIEVVQHPDFKAAFFNTFLYTFWSLVIGFLVPIILAIIINEIIHFKGFFRVSVYLPNVIPGLAVAIMWLYIYRAGKTGLLNILLGKLGFPPQAWLTKSHLVIPLIVLFMTWRSAGATTLIYLARLQGIDPELYEAATIDGAGIWARLKYITLPQIYNLARTLLILQIIFVFQVLYEPLVLTNGGPNNASTTLMLLVYKYAFEKFDYPKAASISVIIALILLLLTTVYNRLVKVNEE, encoded by the coding sequence ATGTTTAAAAGACATAAAAAGGATATAGCTGGATGGATAATAATGGCCCCTTCTATTATTCTTTTTGTCTTTTTTCTGTGGGAGCCTCTTTTGGCGAGCGTGGTGATGTCCTTTTATTCGGCAAAGGGTATCAGATTAGAGAGGTTTGTAGGTTTTCAAAATTATATAGAAGTTGTTCAACATCCAGATTTTAAGGCTGCTTTCTTTAATACTTTTTTATATACCTTTTGGTCCTTAGTTATAGGTTTTTTAGTACCTATAATCCTTGCCATTATTATTAATGAAATTATTCATTTTAAAGGATTTTTTAGAGTATCCGTATACTTACCCAACGTAATTCCTGGTCTTGCAGTAGCAATAATGTGGCTATACATATATAGGGCAGGTAAGACAGGGCTTCTGAATATACTTCTTGGAAAATTAGGTTTTCCTCCCCAAGCATGGCTTACAAAATCTCATTTAGTTATTCCTCTTATAGTACTTTTTATGACCTGGCGTTCAGCGGGAGCAACTACTCTTATATATTTGGCAAGATTGCAAGGAATAGATCCAGAGCTTTATGAGGCTGCTACTATAGATGGTGCAGGTATATGGGCAAGATTAAAGTATATCACTCTTCCTCAAATATACAATTTAGCAAGGACTCTTCTAATTCTACAAATAATTTTTGTATTTCAGGTACTTTATGAGCCATTAGTCCTTACTAATGGTGGACCTAATAACGCATCAACTACATTGATGCTTCTTGTATATAAATATGCTTTTGAAAAATTTGATTATCCTAAAGCTGCATCTATCTCTGTAATTATTGCTTTGATTCTTCTTCTTTTGACTACAGTGTATAACAGACTAGTTAAGGTAAATGAAGAATAG
- a CDS encoding ABC transporter substrate-binding protein has product MKKFLIFFLLLLLIFNGSEIFAQKKIVLKLGMWPEPTLKSDIEMFEKWKKEFEKKYPNVQVVPATYKYSPDTFVPLAESGNLPTIFETWFTEPQKLIAGGFVKDITNELKKKGWDSLMNPSVKQILSKNNRIYGVPRDAYALGMYLNLELFEKAGLMNPDGTPKYPKTWDELAKFAKIIKDKTGSAGFCLLAKDNAGGWHFTQIAWNFGAKLEIQKDGKWYANLNSPEVVAAMNFVKDLKWKYNVLTDDPTSEDWGSGFEAIATGRAAMYLGAQDAVNQPTQVYGMPLDKLAIVPVPAGPKGHQYSLMGGTPYMFSAKATSDEIMAALNFLEIMGKAPVVTPESLAGMKADAENRVKNGVPVIPSFPAWIAKDWLKAQEEITKQYRNVDMRLYNDYYNWIKKPNVLRPEEPYLTQDMYAELTKVLQAVVTDKNADVKKLLDVANSNLQKMLDMYVNKKK; this is encoded by the coding sequence ATGAAGAAGTTTCTTATATTTTTCTTACTTTTGCTTTTGATATTTAACGGATCGGAAATTTTTGCTCAAAAAAAGATAGTACTGAAGCTTGGAATGTGGCCTGAGCCCACATTGAAAAGTGACATTGAGATGTTTGAAAAATGGAAAAAAGAGTTTGAAAAGAAATATCCTAATGTGCAAGTTGTTCCAGCTACATACAAGTATTCTCCTGATACTTTTGTACCTCTTGCTGAATCTGGTAATCTACCAACTATTTTTGAGACATGGTTTACAGAACCTCAAAAGCTTATTGCAGGTGGTTTTGTCAAGGATATAACCAATGAGCTAAAGAAAAAGGGATGGGATAGTTTAATGAACCCATCAGTAAAACAAATACTTTCTAAAAATAATAGGATCTATGGTGTTCCAAGGGATGCCTATGCCCTCGGTATGTATCTAAATCTTGAACTTTTTGAAAAGGCTGGTTTAATGAATCCTGATGGTACTCCTAAATATCCAAAGACATGGGATGAATTGGCTAAATTTGCAAAAATTATAAAGGATAAAACTGGTAGTGCAGGTTTTTGTCTTCTTGCAAAAGATAATGCAGGGGGATGGCATTTTACACAAATAGCATGGAATTTTGGAGCTAAGCTTGAGATACAAAAAGATGGAAAATGGTATGCAAATTTAAATTCTCCTGAGGTTGTTGCAGCAATGAATTTTGTTAAGGATTTGAAATGGAAATATAATGTCTTAACCGATGATCCCACTAGTGAAGACTGGGGATCTGGTTTCGAGGCTATAGCAACTGGAAGAGCTGCAATGTATCTTGGAGCTCAGGATGCTGTAAACCAGCCTACTCAAGTCTATGGAATGCCTCTTGATAAACTTGCTATTGTCCCTGTTCCAGCTGGCCCTAAAGGGCATCAGTATTCTCTCATGGGTGGTACTCCTTATATGTTCAGCGCTAAAGCAACCTCTGATGAGATTATGGCTGCTCTAAACTTCCTTGAAATTATGGGGAAGGCTCCTGTAGTGACTCCTGAATCTCTGGCAGGAATGAAGGCAGATGCAGAAAATAGAGTAAAAAATGGAGTACCTGTAATTCCTTCTTTTCCGGCCTGGATTGCAAAGGATTGGCTTAAGGCTCAGGAAGAGATAACAAAGCAATATAGGAATGTAGACATGAGACTTTATAATGATTACTATAACTGGATAAAAAAGCCTAATGTCTTACGTCCTGAAGAACCCTATTTAACCCAGGATATGTATGCTGAGTTAACGAAAGTATTACAGGCTGTGGTAACTGATAAAAACGCTGATGTGAAGAAACTTCTTGATGTTGCAAATAGCAATCTACAAAAGATGCTAGACATGTATGTAAATAAGAAAAAGTAA
- a CDS encoding LacI family DNA-binding transcriptional regulator, with protein sequence MKKKNLITIKDIAKEAGVSPTTVSNVIHKKYEHVSAETVRKIEKIIEEKGYVPNMLARSLVKRNSKIVGVINCLIPTARGSFIQDPFHTVFLGGVEKELSSRGYFIMLRTVNNKEELIALLKNWNLDGVIVTGIFEDEFYETLLKTEIPVVLIDSYVDGDKFLKVGLEDFKGGYLATKYLIEKGHREILFVSPKIKPKGVLEERLKGYKKALEEFGIPFKKENVYEHGTRVEECIELGRKLSERKDFTAIFVTADIMAAGIMSGLIEMGVKIPDEVSIVGFDDLDISLITSPRLTTIHQDVEKKGIIAAKMLVDYLEGKPIKERTVILPVRIVERESVRYFAKN encoded by the coding sequence ATGAAAAAAAAGAATTTGATTACTATAAAAGACATTGCAAAAGAAGCTGGAGTAAGTCCTACTACAGTTTCTAATGTCATACACAAAAAATATGAGCATGTTTCTGCTGAAACAGTAAGGAAGATTGAAAAAATAATAGAAGAAAAAGGTTATGTGCCTAATATGCTTGCACGATCTTTAGTTAAAAGAAATTCGAAAATAGTAGGGGTCATAAATTGTTTAATACCTACTGCAAGGGGGAGTTTTATACAAGATCCATTTCATACAGTTTTCTTAGGAGGAGTTGAGAAGGAATTAAGTAGTAGGGGATATTTTATTATGTTGCGTACAGTAAACAATAAAGAGGAATTAATTGCTCTTTTGAAAAATTGGAATCTTGATGGAGTAATAGTTACAGGTATTTTTGAGGATGAATTTTATGAGACACTTTTAAAAACGGAAATTCCCGTAGTACTTATAGATAGTTATGTGGATGGTGACAAGTTCTTAAAAGTTGGCCTTGAAGATTTTAAAGGGGGTTATTTGGCTACAAAATATTTGATAGAAAAAGGACACAGGGAAATTTTATTTGTATCTCCTAAGATTAAGCCTAAGGGAGTTTTGGAAGAAAGATTGAAGGGGTATAAAAAGGCTTTAGAGGAATTTGGTATTCCCTTTAAAAAAGAGAACGTTTATGAACATGGGACAAGGGTAGAAGAATGTATAGAGTTGGGAAGAAAGTTGAGTGAAAGAAAAGACTTTACTGCCATATTTGTCACTGCAGATATTATGGCTGCGGGGATTATGAGTGGACTGATTGAGATGGGGGTAAAAATTCCTGACGAGGTATCAATTGTGGGATTTGATGATCTTGACATAAGTCTCATAACTTCGCCAAGACTTACGACTATCCATCAAGATGTTGAGAAGAAGGGAATAATCGCTGCTAAAATGCTTGTGGATTATCTTGAAGGAAAGCCTATTAAAGAAAGAACAGTGATATTGCCAGTTAGAATTGTCGAGAGAGAAAGTGTGAGATATTTTGCTAAAAATTGA
- a CDS encoding glutamine synthetase family protein, with amino-acid sequence MINSFPKTKEEVLKYVKENNVYFIEIWFTDILGYLKSFTITAHELEKAFEEGLGFDGSSVRGFTRIEESDMIAFPEPETFTILPWRPKDKKVARMFATILEPNGKPFEGDPRNVLRRMLAKAKELGFTYYVGPELEYFYLKAPSSNPEVLDWGGYFDLIPRDEAIDLRHQTVSILEEMGIEVELTHHEVAPSQHEIDFRYAEALTMADIVMTARLAVKEVAYLNGVYATFMPKPLFGQNGSGMHVHMSLFKNGKNAFFDPNDKYHLSDTAKHFIAGLLKHAKEITLITNQWVNSYKRLVPGYEAPVYISWAMRNRSDLIRVPMYKPGKEEATRIEYRAPDPACNPYLAFAVILAAGLEGIEKKYPLPEPIEENVYHMTEEERRKRGIESLPGSLIEAIEITEKSELVRKALGDHVFTNFIENKKIEWDNYRKQVTTYELETYLPVL; translated from the coding sequence ATGATAAACAGTTTTCCAAAGACAAAAGAAGAGGTTTTAAAGTATGTTAAAGAGAATAATGTCTACTTCATAGAAATTTGGTTCACAGACATCTTAGGGTACCTAAAAAGTTTTACTATAACTGCCCATGAGTTAGAAAAGGCCTTCGAAGAAGGATTGGGTTTTGATGGCTCTTCTGTTAGAGGATTCACAAGAATAGAAGAAAGTGATATGATTGCTTTTCCTGAACCAGAAACCTTTACCATCCTTCCTTGGAGACCTAAAGACAAAAAAGTGGCAAGAATGTTTGCAACAATCTTAGAACCAAACGGAAAACCCTTTGAAGGAGATCCCAGAAATGTCCTAAGAAGAATGCTTGCAAAAGCAAAAGAATTAGGCTTTACTTATTATGTAGGACCTGAATTAGAATACTTCTATCTCAAAGCTCCAAGCTCTAACCCTGAAGTTTTAGATTGGGGAGGATATTTTGACTTAATACCCAGAGATGAAGCTATTGATTTAAGACATCAAACAGTATCAATATTGGAAGAAATGGGTATTGAGGTAGAACTTACTCATCATGAAGTGGCTCCATCTCAGCATGAGATAGATTTTCGATATGCAGAAGCTTTAACTATGGCAGATATTGTAATGACAGCAAGATTGGCTGTAAAAGAAGTAGCATATCTTAATGGAGTTTATGCCACTTTTATGCCTAAACCCCTCTTTGGCCAAAATGGATCTGGAATGCATGTTCATATGAGTTTATTCAAAAATGGCAAAAATGCCTTCTTTGATCCTAACGATAAATATCATCTTTCTGATACTGCAAAACACTTTATCGCAGGTCTTTTAAAACATGCAAAAGAGATAACCCTTATTACTAACCAATGGGTAAATTCTTACAAGAGATTAGTACCTGGATATGAGGCTCCTGTTTATATATCTTGGGCTATGAGAAATAGATCTGACCTTATAAGAGTTCCTATGTATAAGCCTGGAAAGGAAGAAGCAACAAGAATTGAGTACAGGGCTCCTGATCCTGCTTGTAATCCATATTTAGCTTTTGCTGTAATACTTGCTGCAGGTCTCGAAGGAATAGAAAAGAAATATCCTCTTCCTGAGCCTATAGAAGAAAATGTTTATCATATGACCGAAGAAGAAAGAAGAAAAAGAGGAATAGAAAGCCTTCCTGGAAGCTTAATTGAGGCCATAGAAATAACAGAAAAAAGTGAATTAGTAAGAAAAGCATTAGGAGATCATGTTTTCACAAACTTTATAGAGAACAAAAAGATAGAATGGGACAATTATAGAAAACAAGTTACTACCTATGAATTAGAAACCTATTTACCTGTACTATAA
- a CDS encoding M48 family metallopeptidase has protein sequence MFLWIFLIFIIGKEIVHAYLSWRNLKYATSHKEIPDILKDIITEENFKKAKSYLKDNTIFGFISQAFDLVITLVFLFFLYPYIENFVSSITSSFVLQGLLFFAISGLINLILSLPFQIYDTFVIEQKYGFNTMTVKTFILDIIKSIIISVILGTPILSLLLYIIKVDPNFWWKFALVVIFFEVFMIYIYPVLIAPLFNKFIPLEEGELKNKIMEIADKNGFKISNVFIMDASRRTKKQNAYLTGLGKTRRVVLYDTILSYPQEEILAIFAHELGHHKKGHITKSSILSIVFYVLYIYLTFLVYKKAPFTQYFGIKKEFTILLYSFMFISSLFYFITPLVNAISRRFEYEADKFSAEILNTPYPLINALKRLIKENLSNIYPDPLFRTWYYSHPAPVERIYSLLTLDKEAKSK, from the coding sequence ATGTTTCTTTGGATTTTTTTAATATTTATAATAGGAAAAGAAATCGTTCATGCTTATCTTAGCTGGAGGAACCTAAAGTATGCCACATCTCATAAAGAAATCCCTGACATACTTAAGGATATAATAACGGAGGAAAATTTCAAAAAAGCTAAAAGCTATCTAAAGGATAATACCATATTTGGTTTTATCAGTCAGGCCTTTGATTTAGTAATTACTTTAGTCTTCTTATTTTTCCTTTATCCCTATATTGAGAATTTTGTATCTTCTATTACATCTTCTTTTGTTCTTCAAGGACTTCTATTCTTTGCAATTTCTGGACTTATAAACTTAATCTTATCCCTACCCTTTCAAATCTACGATACTTTTGTTATAGAACAGAAATATGGATTTAATACAATGACTGTAAAAACCTTTATCTTGGATATCATAAAGTCTATTATAATATCGGTAATCTTAGGTACCCCAATTCTCTCGCTCTTGCTTTACATAATAAAAGTAGATCCAAATTTCTGGTGGAAGTTTGCTCTTGTGGTAATTTTCTTCGAGGTTTTCATGATTTACATATATCCAGTACTCATAGCCCCTCTTTTCAATAAGTTTATTCCTTTAGAAGAGGGAGAACTGAAAAATAAAATAATGGAAATTGCAGATAAAAATGGATTTAAAATAAGTAATGTATTTATCATGGATGCTTCTCGAAGGACAAAAAAACAAAACGCTTACCTTACTGGTCTTGGAAAAACAAGAAGAGTAGTACTATATGACACTATACTCTCCTATCCCCAAGAAGAAATACTTGCCATATTTGCCCATGAATTAGGACATCATAAGAAGGGACATATCACCAAATCATCAATTCTATCAATAGTCTTTTATGTTCTATATATATACTTAACCTTTTTAGTATATAAAAAAGCTCCTTTTACTCAATATTTCGGAATTAAAAAAGAATTTACCATACTTCTATATTCTTTCATGTTCATTTCTTCTCTATTCTATTTCATAACTCCATTAGTGAATGCCATATCCAGAAGATTTGAATATGAAGCAGACAAATTCTCTGCCGAAATTCTTAACACTCCTTATCCCCTAATCAACGCTCTTAAGAGATTAATAAAAGAAAATCTATCCAACATTTATCCTGATCCCTTATTCCGCACATGGTATTATTCCCATCCAGCTCCTGTAGAAAGAATATACAGTCTACTAACTTTAGATAAGGAGGCAAAAAGCAAATGA
- a CDS encoding NAD+ synthase encodes MKITLAQINPTIGDIEGNLIKIKNAILKAISDKSDVIIFPELSLLGYPPFDLLKNRIIRDKLERALQKILEEKFSINILLGAPYFENNKTYDSVYWIKENKVIKRIDKFYFSNDPLGQNDYFSKDAKPEYIEINDKKIAILISDDTLFSYDFSGFNDYLKNSNLILIVSSSFYYFGKRKEKIEKISNFAKNLGKKVIYINQVGGNGELVFEGGSLVISEEGTVIFEGEIFNEDIKTIDLESLFPILHKNEDLSFLYNSLVMGLRDFIKKSGFRKAVIGLSGGIDSALVACIATEALGKDNVLGVSLPSIYTSKESIEDAKILSQNLGIEFRIIPISEIFYSYLKELNPSEKPVMDVAEENLQSRIRGNVLMFISNREGYLLLATGNRSEALTGYCTLYGDTAGAIEVIGDIYKTTVYELANYINKEKEIIPQNIITKAPSAELRPGQKDEDSLPPYSVLDPILKAYVDENKPMEEILQMGYKEELVKTVIEKVEKSEYKRKQIPPVLRVRSKNPLRERFFPLVYKII; translated from the coding sequence ATGAAAATCACTTTAGCTCAAATAAATCCCACTATTGGAGATATAGAAGGAAATTTAATAAAGATAAAAAATGCCATATTAAAAGCTATTTCCGATAAAAGTGACGTGATTATCTTTCCAGAGCTTTCCTTGTTGGGATATCCCCCTTTTGATCTCTTAAAGAATAGAATTATTAGAGATAAATTAGAAAGAGCACTTCAAAAAATCTTAGAAGAAAAATTCTCCATAAATATTCTTTTAGGAGCTCCCTATTTTGAAAATAATAAAACCTATGACAGTGTATATTGGATAAAGGAAAATAAAGTAATAAAAAGAATTGATAAATTCTATTTCTCAAATGATCCGTTAGGTCAGAATGATTATTTCTCCAAGGATGCAAAGCCGGAATATATAGAAATAAATGATAAAAAGATCGCAATATTAATAAGTGATGATACTCTCTTTTCCTATGATTTCTCAGGGTTTAATGATTACCTTAAAAACTCTAATTTAATTCTTATAGTATCCTCCTCTTTTTACTACTTTGGAAAAAGGAAAGAAAAAATTGAAAAAATATCTAATTTTGCAAAGAACTTAGGTAAAAAAGTTATTTATATTAACCAGGTAGGAGGAAATGGAGAGTTAGTTTTTGAAGGAGGAAGTCTTGTGATTTCTGAAGAAGGAACTGTAATTTTTGAAGGAGAAATCTTCAACGAAGACATTAAAACAATAGACCTTGAAAGTCTTTTCCCAATACTCCACAAAAATGAAGACCTTTCCTTTCTATATAACAGCCTTGTCATGGGGTTAAGAGATTTTATAAAAAAATCTGGCTTTAGAAAAGCTGTAATAGGGCTTTCTGGGGGCATAGATTCTGCTCTTGTAGCTTGTATAGCCACAGAAGCCTTAGGAAAAGACAATGTTCTTGGTGTAAGTCTTCCCTCTATTTACACCTCTAAAGAAAGCATAGAGGATGCCAAAATACTCTCTCAAAACTTAGGTATCGAATTTAGAATAATTCCTATAAGTGAGATTTTTTACTCCTATCTAAAAGAATTAAATCCGTCAGAAAAACCTGTAATGGATGTTGCCGAAGAAAATCTACAATCAAGAATAAGAGGTAATGTTTTAATGTTTATATCTAACAGGGAAGGATACCTCCTCCTTGCTACAGGAAATAGATCGGAAGCGCTCACAGGCTATTGTACTTTATATGGAGATACTGCAGGAGCCATAGAAGTTATTGGAGATATATATAAAACCACTGTGTATGAACTTGCAAATTATATAAACAAAGAAAAAGAAATTATACCTCAAAACATAATTACCAAGGCTCCTTCTGCAGAATTAAGACCAGGACAAAAAGATGAAGATTCTCTTCCCCCTTATTCTGTTCTTGATCCTATACTAAAGGCTTACGTAGATGAAAACAAACCTATGGAAGAAATTCTCCAAATGGGATATAAAGAAGAGCTTGTGAAAACTGTAATTGAAAAAGTAGAAAAGAGCGAATATAAAAGGAAACAAATCCCTCCTGTTTTAAGAGTAAGGTCTAAAAATCCACTTAGAGAAAGATTTTTCCCATTAGTTTATAAAATCATATGA